One genomic region from Candidatus Binatia bacterium encodes:
- a CDS encoding ATP-binding cassette domain-containing protein, with the protein MIQVTELSKTFHDRKKGDIPAVRGVSFTARPGQVFGLLGRNGAGKTTTLRMLATILVPTSGTATVAGYDIVQKPAEVRRRIGYLSGDTKLYDRLTGKELLQYFGALAGMPKSAIASRMTELTEPFGLSDLLDVRIGRMSTGMKQRVSIARVVFHDPEVLIFDEPTAGLDVIGARNVLRLIQDLKGKGRTVIFSTHIMTEAERICDEIGIIEEGRLLTDGPLETVRSRSSSRSLEDVFVDVVGATAAAESRR; encoded by the coding sequence TTGATCCAGGTCACCGAGCTCTCGAAAACGTTCCACGATCGGAAGAAGGGTGACATCCCCGCCGTGCGCGGCGTTTCGTTCACGGCCCGCCCCGGACAGGTCTTCGGCCTCCTCGGACGAAACGGCGCCGGCAAGACCACCACGCTGCGCATGCTCGCGACGATCCTGGTTCCGACGAGCGGCACCGCCACCGTGGCGGGCTACGACATCGTGCAGAAGCCCGCGGAGGTGCGGCGCAGGATCGGCTATCTCTCCGGCGACACCAAGCTCTACGACCGCCTGACCGGGAAGGAGCTGCTCCAGTACTTCGGCGCGCTTGCCGGCATGCCGAAGAGCGCGATCGCCTCCCGCATGACCGAGCTGACGGAGCCGTTCGGGCTCTCCGATCTCCTCGACGTGCGCATCGGGCGCATGTCCACCGGCATGAAGCAGCGGGTCTCGATCGCGCGCGTCGTGTTCCACGACCCCGAGGTGCTGATCTTCGACGAGCCCACGGCGGGCCTCGACGTGATCGGCGCGAGGAACGTGCTGCGCCTGATCCAGGACCTCAAGGGGAAGGGGCGGACGGTGATCTTCTCGACGCACATCATGACGGAGGCGGAGCGGATCTGCGACGAGATCGGGATCATCGAGGAGGGGCGTCTCCTGACCGACGGGCCGCTCGAGACCGTGCGGAGCCGTTCCTCCAGCCGGTCGCTCGAGGACGTGTTCGTGGACGTGGTCGGAGCGACCGCCGCCGCGGAGAGCCGGCGGTGA
- the trxA gene encoding thioredoxin — MADTITQVTDSTFDAEVLKSNIPVLVDFWAEWCGPCRMVAPVVEEVARQYQGKVKVAKVDVDQNQRIAVQFQIRSIPSLYIFKDGKVAGAIVGAVPKQQITSALDKVLV; from the coding sequence ATGGCCGACACCATCACGCAGGTTACCGACAGCACATTCGACGCCGAAGTGCTGAAATCCAACATCCCGGTCCTGGTCGATTTCTGGGCCGAATGGTGCGGCCCCTGCCGCATGGTGGCTCCGGTCGTCGAGGAAGTCGCCCGGCAGTATCAGGGCAAGGTGAAGGTCGCGAAGGTGGACGTGGACCAGAATCAGCGCATCGCGGTCCAGTTCCAGATCCGCAGCATCCCCAGCCTCTACATCTTCAAGGACGGAAAAGTCGCGGGCGCGATCGTGGGCGCCGTGCCGAAGCAGCAGATCACGTCGGCGCTGGACAAGGTTCTCGTCTAG
- a CDS encoding nuclear transport factor 2 family protein — MRHALILAILIAVVPACGTQQSLDTTVQAATVRATIDSLWSQYAVAANQRDSLTFGTLFHDDAVLVFSGAPTISGRAAVEEFLLALYTPVSVTRLRVVPDDLRVHGPLAVETGTFEEDYLEAGASRTEAGRFTLIAEQAPGKRWLIRRLVMLADSVRAGAAGGA; from the coding sequence ATGCGCCATGCCCTGATCCTCGCGATCCTGATCGCGGTCGTGCCCGCGTGCGGCACGCAGCAGTCGCTCGACACCACCGTCCAGGCCGCCACGGTGCGCGCCACGATCGACTCGCTGTGGTCCCAGTACGCGGTCGCCGCCAACCAGAGGGACAGCCTCACGTTCGGCACCCTGTTCCACGACGACGCGGTGCTGGTCTTCTCGGGGGCGCCGACCATCTCGGGAAGGGCGGCCGTCGAGGAATTCCTCCTCGCCCTCTATACGCCCGTGTCGGTGACACGGCTGCGCGTGGTCCCCGACGACCTTCGCGTGCACGGCCCCCTTGCGGTCGAGACCGGAACGTTCGAGGAGGACTACCTCGAGGCGGGCGCGTCCAGGACCGAGGCGGGGCGATTCACGCTGATCGCGGAGCAGGCGCCCGGGAAGCGATGGCTGATCCGGCGTCTCGTGATGCTCGCCGACTCGGTGCGGGCGGGAGCGGCGGGCGGCGCTTGA
- a CDS encoding histone deacetylase, with the protein MTRSRGAEGPAIVYTGRYYADIGVHVFPMRKFELIRDELVRRGVVREEEILEPEPATLEQVQRVHDREYIDKLLHGRLSVLEEAILELPYSEALVEASFLCAGGSILAAREALARGAAANLGGGFHHAFPDHGEGFCVFHDVAIAIRELQAKRLIRRAAVIDVDVHQGNGTAAIFRDDPSVFTFSVHEEENYPAIKPPSDQDVGLETGAGGASYLAVLEHWVPRILERHRPDLVAYVGGADPFENDQLGRLRLTREDLRARDRYVFGACAARGIPVAVFLAGGYARDLNDTVGIQADMVDEAIRTAGSSRPEPA; encoded by the coding sequence GTGACCCGAAGCCGCGGCGCCGAGGGCCCCGCCATCGTCTACACCGGCCGCTACTACGCCGACATCGGCGTCCACGTCTTCCCGATGCGCAAATTCGAGCTGATCCGGGACGAGCTGGTGCGGCGGGGCGTGGTGCGGGAGGAGGAGATCCTCGAGCCCGAGCCGGCCACCCTGGAACAGGTGCAGCGGGTCCACGACCGCGAGTACATCGACAAGCTGCTGCACGGCCGCCTCTCGGTCCTGGAGGAGGCGATCCTCGAGCTTCCCTACTCCGAAGCGCTCGTCGAGGCGTCGTTTCTCTGCGCGGGCGGGAGCATTCTCGCCGCCCGCGAGGCGCTGGCGCGCGGCGCCGCGGCCAACCTGGGCGGCGGCTTCCACCACGCCTTTCCCGACCATGGCGAGGGCTTCTGCGTCTTCCACGACGTGGCGATCGCGATCCGCGAGCTGCAGGCGAAGCGGTTGATCCGCCGCGCCGCGGTGATCGACGTGGACGTGCACCAGGGGAACGGCACCGCGGCGATCTTCCGCGACGACCCCTCCGTGTTCACCTTCTCGGTGCACGAAGAGGAGAACTACCCCGCGATCAAGCCGCCCAGCGATCAGGACGTGGGCCTGGAGACCGGCGCGGGCGGGGCGAGCTATCTCGCCGTGCTCGAGCACTGGGTGCCGCGTATCCTGGAACGGCACCGCCCCGACCTGGTCGCCTACGTCGGAGGCGCCGACCCCTTCGAGAACGACCAGCTCGGCCGCCTGCGCCTCACGCGCGAGGACCTGCGCGCCCGGGACCGCTACGTGTTCGGCGCGTGCGCCGCCCGCGGGATCCCGGTCGCGGTCTTCCTGGCCGGAGGCTACGCGCGCGACCTGAACGACACGGTCGGGATCCAGGCCGACATGGTGGACGAAGCGATCCGAACCGCCGGCTCGTCCCGGCCCGAACCCGCCTAG
- a CDS encoding ATP-dependent DNA helicase gives MTPTPIPTPAAPPEDGPAPGEAPVALDDDQRAAVEHCDGPLLVVAGAGTGKTTVIARRIAHLVTTGRARPSEILALTFNDKAAAEMQERVDLLVPYGYSDVRVATFHAFGEEVLAGHGLEIGIAPGSTVLDKTAQALFLAERIEKLPLRRYAPLSDPTRYLHALADYFSRAKDEPWSAEELRVRAEARLGDPDPAVRDQAERDLELALAYDAYNRMLWEAGFLDFGDLLALTHRLFEESPAVLRRFQERFRYVLVDEFQDTNPVQFKIVRRLVERHRNLVVVGDDDQSIYRFRGAHLKNILEFRQHYPDTREIVLRNNYRSTSEILTVARRLILMNRERLEVRYGIAKELTAHSRGMAPQCREFATESEEARWVADAIERGVADGRRSWRDYAILVRTNEHAEPFLRALDERGISYWFSGSRGLFQRPEVKQLVALLQSLYQDSRPEHLYLLASEGYGVPDEDLGRLMHRLRDTPGTLRGLFRSATRGGVADLSEAGVARIDELLRDLDDLESYAKGRRTGEVLYRYLERRGILRDLMASPSYEDEGRARNLVKFFHIIRSFEKVALADRVALFLRHLEAIQQYGEDPAVADLDAASNVVQVLTIHKAKGLEFPVVFLVQAATDRFPTKYRSRSPELPAEGEESRAAERAELGRAAQHREEERRLCYVAFTRAREELVATYARDYGTQSERTRSLFLSEAFDLGKPVPARTRRRAVEMLEEHRERGAAPEAPPEPAGAPLALSFRRLDDYAACPLRYRFLHVLGVGAILPPDPRVNFGQAVHRAAAFALARRMAGAPPALEETLEMFRASWRSAGHLSPEHEAARFQQGVLALRAFHEREIEAGPMPAAVERPFRLGLGDVLLTGRIDRVDEGAEGTVLVDYKTAEMDDEERADQRAKEDLQLSVYALAWREMTGRMPDRVELRFVTAGTSGAATMTEARIEKTREKIAAVSGSIRAGAFQARPSEYACRRCACRPICRESAV, from the coding sequence ATGACCCCGACTCCAATTCCGACCCCGGCCGCTCCGCCGGAAGACGGCCCCGCGCCCGGCGAAGCGCCGGTCGCGCTGGACGACGATCAGCGCGCCGCCGTCGAGCACTGCGACGGCCCGCTCCTCGTCGTGGCCGGGGCGGGCACCGGCAAGACCACCGTCATCGCGCGCCGGATCGCCCACCTCGTTACCACCGGCCGCGCGCGCCCCTCCGAGATCCTGGCCCTGACGTTCAACGACAAGGCGGCGGCCGAGATGCAGGAACGGGTGGACCTGCTGGTCCCCTACGGCTATTCGGACGTGCGCGTGGCCACCTTCCACGCGTTCGGGGAGGAGGTGCTCGCGGGGCACGGCCTGGAGATCGGCATCGCGCCCGGCTCGACGGTGCTCGACAAGACCGCGCAGGCGCTGTTCCTGGCGGAGCGGATCGAGAAGCTTCCGCTTCGCCGCTACGCGCCGCTCTCCGACCCCACGCGCTACCTCCACGCGCTCGCCGACTACTTCAGCCGCGCCAAGGACGAGCCCTGGAGCGCCGAGGAGCTTCGCGTCCGCGCCGAGGCGCGGCTCGGCGACCCCGACCCCGCCGTGCGCGACCAGGCCGAGCGGGACCTCGAGCTGGCGCTCGCGTACGACGCCTACAACCGGATGCTCTGGGAAGCCGGCTTCCTCGACTTCGGAGACCTCCTCGCGCTGACGCACCGGCTCTTCGAGGAGAGCCCGGCGGTGCTGCGGCGGTTCCAGGAGCGCTTCCGGTACGTGCTCGTCGACGAGTTCCAGGACACGAACCCGGTGCAGTTCAAGATCGTGCGCCGGCTGGTCGAGCGGCACCGAAATCTCGTGGTCGTGGGGGACGACGATCAGAGCATCTACCGCTTCCGCGGCGCCCATCTGAAGAACATCCTCGAGTTCCGCCAGCATTATCCCGACACGCGCGAGATCGTGCTCCGGAACAACTACCGGAGCACGAGCGAGATCCTGACGGTCGCCCGCCGGCTGATCCTCATGAACCGGGAGCGGCTGGAGGTGCGCTACGGCATCGCGAAGGAGCTGACCGCGCACAGCCGCGGCATGGCACCGCAGTGCCGCGAGTTCGCGACCGAGTCGGAGGAGGCGCGGTGGGTGGCCGACGCCATCGAGCGCGGCGTGGCCGACGGGCGGCGAAGCTGGCGCGACTACGCCATCCTCGTCCGCACGAACGAGCACGCCGAGCCGTTCCTGCGCGCTCTGGACGAGCGCGGGATCAGCTACTGGTTCTCCGGCAGCCGCGGCCTCTTCCAGCGCCCCGAGGTGAAGCAGCTCGTGGCGCTCCTCCAGTCCCTCTACCAGGACTCGCGCCCCGAGCACCTCTATCTCCTCGCGTCGGAGGGATACGGCGTGCCCGACGAGGACCTGGGGCGGCTGATGCACCGGCTCCGGGACACGCCCGGAACCCTGCGCGGACTCTTCCGGAGCGCGACGCGCGGCGGCGTGGCCGATCTGTCCGAGGCCGGAGTCGCCCGGATCGACGAGCTCCTCCGCGACCTGGACGACCTGGAGTCGTACGCGAAGGGGCGCCGCACCGGCGAGGTGCTCTACCGCTATCTCGAACGGAGGGGGATTTTGCGGGACCTCATGGCGTCCCCCTCGTACGAGGACGAGGGGAGGGCCCGCAATCTGGTGAAGTTCTTCCACATCATCCGGTCCTTCGAGAAGGTCGCGCTGGCCGATCGCGTCGCGCTCTTCCTCCGCCACCTCGAGGCGATCCAGCAGTACGGCGAAGATCCCGCGGTGGCCGACCTGGACGCGGCTTCGAACGTGGTCCAGGTGCTGACCATCCACAAGGCGAAGGGGCTGGAGTTTCCGGTCGTGTTCCTGGTGCAGGCCGCGACCGATCGGTTTCCGACGAAGTACCGGAGCCGCTCGCCGGAGCTGCCCGCCGAAGGGGAGGAATCGCGCGCCGCGGAGCGCGCCGAGCTCGGCCGCGCCGCGCAGCATCGCGAGGAGGAGCGGCGCCTCTGCTACGTCGCGTTCACCCGCGCGCGGGAAGAGCTGGTCGCCACCTACGCCCGCGACTATGGAACGCAATCCGAGCGGACGCGGAGCCTCTTCCTCTCGGAAGCGTTCGACCTGGGAAAGCCGGTCCCGGCCCGGACGCGCCGCCGCGCCGTCGAGATGCTGGAGGAGCACCGCGAGCGCGGGGCGGCGCCGGAAGCGCCGCCCGAGCCCGCCGGCGCGCCGCTTGCGCTCTCCTTCCGCCGGCTCGACGACTACGCGGCCTGCCCGCTCCGCTACCGCTTCCTCCACGTGCTCGGCGTCGGCGCCATCCTGCCGCCCGATCCGCGCGTGAACTTCGGCCAGGCGGTCCATCGCGCCGCGGCGTTCGCGCTCGCGCGCCGCATGGCGGGCGCGCCCCCCGCGCTGGAGGAGACGCTCGAGATGTTCCGCGCCTCGTGGCGGAGCGCCGGGCACCTCTCCCCCGAGCACGAGGCGGCGCGCTTCCAGCAGGGAGTCCTGGCGTTGCGGGCCTTTCATGAGCGGGAGATCGAGGCGGGGCCGATGCCGGCCGCGGTGGAGCGGCCGTTCCGGCTCGGCCTCGGCGACGTCCTGCTGACCGGGCGGATCGATCGGGTGGACGAGGGGGCGGAAGGAACGGTGCTCGTGGACTACAAGACGGCGGAGATGGACGACGAGGAGCGGGCCGATCAGCGCGCGAAAGAGGATCTCCAGCTTTCGGTGTACGCCCTGGCCTGGCGGGAGATGACCGGGCGGATGCCCGATCGCGTGGAGCTTCGGTTCGTCACGGCCGGAACGTCGGGCGCGGCGACGATGACGGAGGCGCGGATCGAGAAGACGCGGGAGAAGATCGCCGCCGTCTCGGGCTCGATCCGCGCGGGAGCATTCCAGGCGCGCCCGAGCGAGTATGCGTGCCGGCGCTGCGCGTGCCGGCCGATCTGCAGGGAATCGGCGGTGTGA